The nucleotide sequence GCTATATGAAGAAAGTCTTGATGGAAAAGTCGTAGTGAAGTATAATCCAGTTCATAGCAATCATGatcttgaaataaaacatgTTCCTATCTCCAACATTGTTAAAGAAAACATCGCTGGTTTGTACTTGTTCGTGGAAACATCCTGAATTCAGTGTGTTGATAAAATACATAGTTAAtaatcttttttgtttttagagAAGATCAAATCAGGTGCTACATTAGATGAAGTATTGGCTGATATTCGAGACACGACAGAGGACACTGGTTTTACTAGAACGCAGCTTATCACAAAACACGAACTGCATAACATCATTAGAGAAAAAAAGATTGCGTATCGTAGCGAAAACCCTGAAAAATCTGTCGATGCAGAGAGTGTCGAATCAATAATTGAAGATTATCACGCAAAGTTTGGAAAAGAATCACCGTTTAAATATTATAAAGAACAAGGCGAAATAAAAGATCAGCTCGAAGAAGATGATTTCTTATTGGTCATTATGAATGCAGTGCAGATCGATGTGAGTTTCTGGTttacgtacctatataatatgtaatttcaatGGTTTGATGATCTGCTTGACGTTCGTGtttattttgtacttttttaatAGTTGATGAAACAATTCGGCCGTGATAAAATATGCGTAGCCAGCATTCAGGCATCGAACGACTACGATTTTCATTTAAACTCTGTTTTGGTGGTCAATGAACTAAATGTAGCTGTTCCTGTAGCCCATGCCATTTCCAATAAAGAGAGCTTTCAgattatgaataaatttttcgaaattatcatGCAAGAGTGTGGTGTTATCTGCACTAATACGTTCATATCTGACGACTTTGCCTCTTATATAAACGCATGGATgatggtaattttatttttgtgatatAACGTACTTTTTTGTACATATTGTTATGTATGATGCATATTTACGTATATTTTATATCAACAGGTGATGGAAGaacctaaaaatattttattaagtCATTGGCACGTAGACAAAACCTGGAGGAAAAGTTTAAACCTCGTAAACGGTTCGAAAGATTTGAAAGATGAAGTTTACAGAGTGGTTCGAAGTCTGATGGATGAGAAAAACGAAGCTTTATTTCCAAATATAGTGACATCAGTAATCGATAACTTTTTTTCTGATCCAAATACAATcgagtttggaaaatttttcgaaatggaaTACAGCAATCGCTACGAAATGTGGTCATTTGCCTTCCGCAAGGATATTGGAATGAACACGATGATGGAAATTGAAGCTATGCACAAAGAGCTGAAATTCATATACTGTCGTGCGTTGAAAAACAAAAGGCTAGATATGCTGGTCTCTAAATTACTCAGAATGAGTCGCAGTAAAGCTACACAACGAGTGAGTCAATTGCTCATGGAGTCAGACTCTcgtgcattgaaaaaaatcagagacCAGCACCAAAACGGTCAAAGAATTATTCCAGAAGATGTTTCGATTACCGACTGCGGTATTGGACATGTAAGATCTCAAAGCAATCGGTCATCTTATTACGTAGTTAAAAGAATTGCAGACGAATGTGATTGCAGATTTCGTTGTATCGACTGTGGAGAAATTTGCGCTCATATGTACGAATGTACCTGTGATGATTATGTACGAGGATATTTTATTTGTAAACATATTCACGCGTTCGTTCTTAGGATACCAGTTGTAGAAGTACCATTAGAATTTATCGATGATGGAAAGGAAAACGATGCGGAAGCTGGAAACTTGATAGAAGTAATAGATATGCAATCCCTGCCCGAAATTCGTGTACCAAGTGTTAGAGAGTCTGTGAAGGAAGTACTCagacaaattttagaaaatattgaaCGTTGTAAACACATCGAAGAGGACGAAGATGACATAAAAGCGTTGAATACATTGAAgcaaattaataaaatgtatgaaatgAAATCGAAGCGGAATCGAATTTCTACGTGaaataattttacttatttattttagcgccaatgtgtgattttttgtgttctcaattttttaaacgtttcaaTGTCTAATGGTAAAGAGTTtttgttcaattattttttaaataaactttATAATTCGTTAGTTCTCTGCCATAAAAGTTAATTTCAACTCGTATTAAAGTTTAAagcaattcaaattttacgaCAGGCCGAAAAACCCATAGTCTCTACCCTTGCAACAACGAATCGAGTTAGCGAGAGCcgaattaaaaacaatttttgtgaacCTAGAAAACCCAGGACCGAAATAATTCAGGTTGCGAGTGATATTggattttggtttcaattttaatttcgggttttattaaatttcaactgGGTAATACGTATTGATGTAACTTCGAGTTTTAATTTGAATCGGGTATGAAGCCGTTTATTTAAATTAcacgagaaatgaaaaaaatgtcagaagtACGGGTATGCGACAACAATTTGAATGATTCTCATCGGACAAGGACATTCAACATCAGTAAACGTatctaaagaattttttttacaatgtgcaagatttgatttcaaaatccCTCCCATCGTGCAAAAGGCTCCACGAAATACGCGTTACGTGGTAGTAGAATGGATGAGATTCGTGGAGCTGAAAATGGTAGtgaagtggaaaattttagcCAATCAGAGAGCAGGCCAAACCTCCACCAACTATTTTGTGTTGGCAATGAATTGGCGCTAAAATGCCACAGGTTGGCGGTAATGAGGCACTGGAATGGATTCGAAGTGATCATACTTTGGCATTATCATGGCGCGTTATTGGTAGTGTAATGACATGTTATTGGAAATGAAATGGGACAGTGACGACACTACACTAGCACACGAATCCCAGTTGGTTGGTAATGTAATGGCGCTCTAGCGATACCTCATTGGCACTGTGGCGCTCTCATGGCGCGTCCATGGCGCATCCGTGGTGCGTTCGTGGTGCGTTTGTGGCACTTCTGTGGCGCGTTCGTGGCACTTCCGTGGTGCGTTTGTGGCGCCTTTGTGGCACTTCTGTGACGCATCTGTGACGCTAATACGTCCGTGGTACTAAAATGGCACCAAAATgacatttcaaaaacttttttttgagccaatttaGTTAGTTAGAATTACTGCTTATTTTACGATTACGAATTACAATTTGGAATAGTAATCTGTCCCTTTTTTCATATtgtgtacgtaggtacataatgtACTATATTTACGAACTcgtattttttctcatcataCATTATTGCATGTCATTTTCCCTCAATTGCAACACATCGTTCTCTGCCTACCTCACACACACCATCACTGCATTTACCGCTGAACGAGAACCGGTCACCCATCCAAGTTCCAACCAACCTTGATGCTGCTTAACCTGAACGATCCGTGTAAAAGTAGTACCTGTAACATGCTATTAGAGCTATAGTGACTCGTAGTTGGTTTCAAACTGTATTAGTTATTCTGATGTGAGATCACAAATATGGGACAGTTCTGTGTAGAAGTTGGCTGGTCGTTTATTGGTATTGAAATGGCGGTATTAGAGGCCATGGCAGTGTGTTGGCACCAATGTGGCACATTGGTGGACATAGTTGGAAATGTTAGAATGTGCATATTCGCGTATTTGCATGCAAATTCCACCAATGGATGTTATTAAAATAGGACaaatctcatatttttttttttcaatgaagggGAAGGGTTCGATCTGGTTTGATATTATTGCAATCAATATTTTTCTGTACTTcggtaaacaattttttttcaattcaaaatttccatatgTTTAGACCTTAGATCTTTTATTCTTTTTcctcaaatttatcatcactgagtgaaaatttttagaaatcaaaattcaaaatttccaaaatacggggagaataagtgaaaaattcaaaaattttgattcaaaatattaatagcaagccatttttccaaaaatacttttgatatttttcagggAGTCCCCAAATTTATGTTCCATGGTTAAAAAGTAGATAGTAAGAAATGACAGAAGTATGTagctgacaatttttcaaagggtattcccggataagataggtgaaatgcacctgtcctcggatttttgaaattttgatgaaacattgttgggtgcctataaaaaaaaaatgttggagccaaaaaaatttcctccaccccaccccccttgtCCCCTAAGGccaaaaaacgcttttttggggggaaaaaaatcatacttcaacgagttttgaataaaaaattttgaattcacccaaaatgtgTACAGGAAACATGGGCCTatccacatgaattttttcgaaatttttcggccCCCGGGgagggagatattgacaaaagaaaatttgaaatcgccgtatctccgaacctaattcttgcacacaaaattttttttctttcaaaaatatatctgcatgagtactataattggtatttttttcaaattttttctccaggtgagtcatcttcaaaaatttaaaaaacactcgaaaatgcattttttgtgtcacggaaccaccaaaaaaagcgatatttccagtgatataattctgaaattttgcatgcggacctccaaaaacaatataaaaccaaccaacttcttgaaaacttaattttggggccataggcacccctcccccaattttggagcgaaagaagatcgacaatatgggtatcgttttcatatgaatcgaacttgatgaacacgaatatgaagttagatttgcagttggaccctcctaagggtcacattggggcagggggttgcccaaaaattcggtttttcgtgaaaacttgtttcaaaacaaaatgtggatttttaccaaattcagcagaaattgtcattttgagttgaaaggtaTCCTAAAAAGAAGATATGGGCCCTTAAGGATGGGgccttttcgaaaaaatcgtatttttcctCTTCAGCCCCTAGGTAcccaatttgatttgaaaagaatagcccagtcccaaatgaaagcatttgagattctgcgttgatctatgctattgccgtcaaaatccaagactactttTAGCGTTCTtttgagcgattgaaaatttgcaaaccaTTTATTTTTGGCGTCAgttgatcttttgaaaattttttatttgcaaatgtttcgcattaattacgaaaatctaacttcatattcgtgttcatcaagttcgattcatatgaaaacgatacccatattgtcgatcttctttcgctccaaaattgggggaggggtgcctatggccccaaaattaagttttcaagaagttggttggttttatattgtttttggaggtccgcatgcaaaatttcagaattatatcactggaaatatcgctttttttggtggttccgtgacacaaaaaatgcattttcgagtgttttttaaatttttgaagatgactcacctggagaaaaaatttgaaaaaaataccaattatagtactcatgcagatatatttttgaaagaaaaaaaattttgtgtgcaagaattaggttcggagatacggcgatttcaaattttcttttgtcaatatctccctcCCCGGGggccgaaaaatttcgaaaaaattcatgtggatAGGCCCATGTTTCCTGTAcacattttgggtgaattcaaaattttttattcaaaactcgttgaagtatgatttttttccccccaaaaaagcgttttttggCCTTAGGGGacaaggggggtggggtggaggaaatttttttggctccaacattttttttttataggcacccaacaatgtttcatcaaaatttcaaaaatccgaggacagaagcatttcacctatcttatccgAGAATACCCTTTCAGGGGAGAGaggttcaatattatttttatcaatttttgcactTCCTAAAATTTCTCATCAGGTAGGTAGAAAACatttagaaatttatattttcaaaaaaaattaagaaagaataaataggtacctaatataaaaattttcatttatactCATAATATGTAAAAACAAGCCATCACAAACATGTTATTCTACAAAAATCCGGGACCTCTGAAGAACTGCCTTTATGGCAATAATActctacctacatacaaaacAATGAATTCCACTGCTGTGCCACTTTAGTACCAAACCATCGCCATTGGTGCTAATATCGTCATTTCACTGGTACCCTTACATCAACCCACCTCTGCCAGAATACAGCCATTACAGTGACAGAAATCTGCAAGGCTACCAATCCCACCATTGTGCCACATTAGTGCCAACATACTGCCACTGCTTTTATAGCGCCATTTCAATGCCAATATCCTACCACTACACCTCCGCCATGGTCATTATGACAGAATAGCGCCACATTGTCAACGCCACAATCTCGTCATGTCAGTGCCACATCCCTGCCACTTATTTTAATAGCTCCATTTCCTCGCCAATATTCTCCCAGCAAACCTTCGCCATAACACTTTCATCACAACGTCATAATTGCGCCAGATTATTACTGCCACAATCGTTCCATTTCACCGCCAATATATTGCCAGCAAACCTTTTCCACAACAGTGCCATCACAACGTCATAATTGAGCCAGATTATTACTGCCACAATCGTTCCATTTCACCGCCAATATATTGCCAGCAAACCTTTTCCACAACAGTGCCATCACAACGTCATAATTGCGCCAGATTGTTACTGCCACAATCGTTCCATTTCAGTGCCACATCACTGTCACTGCTTTTATAGCGCCATTTCACCGCCAATATACTACCAGCACACCTTTTCCACAACAGTGCCATCACAACAACAGAATAGCGCCAGATTGTCAACGCCACAATCTCGCCATGTCAGGGCCACATCACCACCACTGATTTTAATAGCTCCATTTCCTCGTCAATATTCTCCCAGCAAACCTTCGCCATAACACCTCCATCACAACGTCACAATTGCACCAGAATATTACTGCCACAATCGTTCCATTTCTGTGTCACatcactaccactgcttttatAGCTCCATTTCCTCGCCGATATCCTTCCAGCACCCCTTCACCAAAAGACTTCCAGTTCTGTGCCACGATTTTGCCAgcggaaaaattccatttctgtACCAAACCTGCGCCAGGAATGCGCCATCAAAGTGGTGGTAGTGATTTGGCGATTACTGTGGCGCTGAAATGACAGTACAACTTGAAGAGTAAAGAAAGTAGGCGTGCCTTACTGTGCTCTGATTGGTTAAAATGTTGTTGGCGCGGATATGGTAGTTTTCGAGGTTCCACGTGGTACTTCCGTGGAGAGTTTTGCACAACGGGCTACTATATAGTGTGATTCTCATCGAATCTCtgatcatttaaattttaaatcttgcAACTGATCAGAAAATTCGTCGCCTCTTCTCTAGCTGCCATGTAAGTTCATTTCAactctttgtaaaaaaaaaaaaatcatccgaaccgcaatgttattaaaatcattttatttaaaacatcaaATTGGTATACACATAcatagaataaaaattaaaaaaagaagaagaagaagtgaTGTAGGTACCTCGTACAAATGCTTAAAAACAAATACACatttttgtataatattttatCTAACAAAACATATAATATAATACAGCGGTAACTGAAACACGCGTAAGTGATGTACACATTTTCTCATCAACTGTACAATAAATACACAATATTAAATAACAAGTAAAAAACCattcaattacaaaaaagaaaaaaaaacaaatcatattaaataaacatttaattgaaaaaacatataCTCCGTGGAATATAAAACAGGAACGTTGAATGGAAATGTAATTCGTTAAAACTGATATGAAGATAAACCGCGTTTCTTtatctttggtaaattaatatatattttttcaaattgcgaaTAAATTTCTCATATCGTATTATACGAATAAGATTCACCAATGCAAAAGATAGTATCGTAATATTAAGACTAgaatacataatatattttcgTTGTTTTACACGCAATATATATTTGACTgtatttcaaatacctactataGAAATGCTAATGAACgagaaatcagaatttttctttaaaaaacctGATCgcttgttttgattttcaattcgatAGATTTGTGACTAGTTTCTACATTTAAAAAGTGGGGAGGGGAAATTGCATAGCCTGGATGAAATATATCTACCTACAATGTCGGATTAAAtgcagaattttcaaacaaaaaaaatcatagggaTAGGGGGAATTAAGTCTTTTACGtcaaatgataaaaatgaaagaaaattcggTACAGGTCGCATTTAAAATAATGGTAGCAATGAAATGGGTATTTATAATCATCGACAATATTTGAAAAGTACTTATAAGCACATTAAATCATTTCTATACATAATACAAATATCACAAATTAAATTAACATCAATTACATTGAATCGTTGAAAACGAgagaaacaaaaatacaatcatcaatacaaaataaaaatagtcaacacgttaaaaaaattacactttacTTTCTGGTCCTTCGGTCATTCTTTGGAATGAATTACGTATTTTTAGTAAATATTGAGCGCACATATGACCGTAACATTTGTTGTACCATTCTGAGCTACGACCTCTGAAAATGACAACAGTTTCATACTATTAAAATACACGATACAAAGCTtgttttcagtcaatttttttcagaaactagCGGGAAAGTGATGTAAAAAAATGCTTTACAACAGTATAAAATTTCTTCCAAGGAAATCGATCTTGAGAaacttctaaaattttcaattttaaaaaaaaagatagtaaatttgtattttttttaattcaagtattttttttttatatttcacttatttcttaattttatccaaaaaattgtagggaaacatttgttttgaaataactACTTTCAATTTCTCCCTAGAAAAAATCCAGCggtgcaaaaaaaagtcattccGAATGGTCTTGTTGAGTAGAAATGTacaaaatatgacttttttgacaaaaatttgaagttttctatattttttaacaacttgctgatttataaaaaattattaataataattatttttagagAGAGTTATTCAATGAAACTAGATCTGGATTTttcactgagaaaaaaaaagaaaaaaacgatgaGTAACAAACCATCTCCTTTCCTGCCCTCTTTCACcgcaaaatgaaaactttcttAAATTCACGAAGTTTAAGAGTTAAGCTCACTTTATGTCGACTCTGGATAAATGCAGAATACGAGATTTTCCTGACCCACATGGTTCTATGAGATATCTAGACGCAAGAACGATTCCTCGAACGCCACCGGGTATGAGTTCAGCATCGCTGTGCTCAACTGAAGTCTCAACAATCATACATCCGCCTTTGGATAAATCGGTTTTCCACGACCTGTgataaataaaattcgaaattaatttttcctttcTTATTTTATAACCTAATCGAAATATACGAGGTATTTTCAATCATACCTAACGACGCAAAAATCTTTCGGAGGCAGAGGATCGATAGTTTTGGTAACATACTGAAACAATTCCGCGCAAGGTTCCAGTTTCTGGACGATTTTCGACCTTAGTAAATTAATGTCCCAGACGTGCCTTTCACGTAAGACCCTGAATAGTAATTCCTTCGGTGGAGCTTCCACTTCGGTACAAACTCTCCACAATCTAAGCGGATGACCGTCTCGGACTTTTTTATACGCGATTTCAACATCTTCCCATGTCGTAGAAATAACCCAGCCacgatttctaaaaaaaaagaatactttttttttacatttgaaagatcaattttttcatagattGGAAACTGTAATTACTTTTCTTTGATTTCTTTCGCTAAAGCATTCCTGCACATGTTCAGATATCCTCGCCAATCTTGCTGCAATTCTTCACCCAGTTCTTCCAACGATACTGGCACACTTTCGTCCATGTAACTAAAATGACACTGGCCCATGATTTCTTCGGTTACCTGAaacgaaaaaagtgaaaaaaataattactcgcGAATTCCAATACAAACGATATGTAGGTCTAAGGAAGTATAATTACCATAAACAAATCTTGGTgattttcaatcagaaaatacaAGCATTCGTGGGCAGCGATATTTTGTCCTAGTTCTTTGACGTCAGGGAACGCGTTACTTTTTTGTAATCTTTTCGGAGACATAGACGAGGATCTTCGAATATGCGAATTATTCGACGTATGCGTCCAATAGAATAACGAAGGAGCCAAGCAAATGGCTAGATTACTGGCACTCATTTGATTCGCGTAACTGTGCTGAGAGACTAGATACAAGAAGTCGAGCAATATTAACAACGCTTCTCGATGTTCATCGGGTAAAAGTATCAGCGCACATTGAACCGCTTCTGTTCGTAGGTTTTCAGGAATAtctgaacaaaaaataataaattagaaACCAACGATACAATTTGAGAGGTAGAAGAAAGGAATCGTCCATCTTACATTGAAAAATAGCCACAAAAGTTTCCGAAAGCTTATTCGTCAGTAACGCGTCGGGTAACTCTCTAAAATACTGTTTCACCATGTCGGCTACATCGTGAGGCTGTTGATTATCAAAGTTCATCTTAGCTGATCTACTTTCAGCCATCATTTTCAACTTGTGTATTCTAGAACGTCCACCAGATTTGCGGAAGATGCCGACCTGTTCCAGGGCGTTCATTCGTAACCATTCTAAAGCCTCGATGATGAATTCGGGTAGTACGTTGCCGTTTTGTTGAACGTTTGCCAAAAGCGGTACACCAAAAACGGATTTATCTACGAGCAAATACCATCGTTGAAATTATTCATCGTAAGTAAACTACCACGTTACCTATTACAAACAAAAGCTGTAGGTATTTCCACATACCTTTATAATCTGGTGTTTTAGCTTTACGGATGAACTTGGGTAATTCCCAATTCCAACCGGTGGTACGATGACTTGGGCAGTATCTTTCCATAATAGCGGTGAGTTTAAGTAACGATAATTTCCTTAATACTAAAATCTGGCCGACTGTTAACGAATTAATCGATTGTCCGCGTAATGAACTCGGTCTGACCGAATTTCTTTGAAAGCTGTGCCATCTTGCCACCGTCGCTCTGCAAATTTCAATTATGTATTAAGGTTACATTTAAATTAACAAACAATTCAACGTCGCTCGTCGAGTATTAAATTTAATATATAAGTAATTGAAACGCGAACTCGGATCGTTTTCAAAAGAGTTATGAGTTATGATGAAGGTGTACGAATGAAGTCTTGTCTTTCACGTCATTTTTACTAGATTAAATtactgttttaattttaaaaacaaaacttctCATCGTTTCTATTTCTTATTTCTTTGTCGCTGTATAATTTGAACGCAGGTAAGAAGGTATACGTAGGAACTAGGAAGGTACTGTATCTATACCTTTTCTGAGCTCATACAAAACTCTCGCAATTTGCGAGTTTATTCAActaattaaaatcatttttaagaCGGTTTGAGAATTATATCAAATATTTCGTGTATTTCTATTTATTCATCTTTGCTTTCAAACGaacgttttcgttttttttttttttttttttttgtaggatgagAGAAAGGATGTGTCTTTTTGCACGAGTATTCGTTAAAGTAGCGAGGAGAAAAAGTGAATCAAACGTTGTCCCATTCTCGAATTTCATCCACCAGGTGctttcttattgtttttttcagatttttgtagAAATACCAGCAAAAGCGTCTGTTCTTTGATATTCCAACAGAAAATCACTAGGTACTAAGTAGTGGGAGATATACGTTAAATATCATTCTGTCTtctcattaatttatttttcaacatagaCAATTATTACAactaaactttaaaaaaatatcaaattttctcccaactcttcgacttttttaaacaaaattgaaatattatttcgtCTAACTAAGACTCAACTTTtaatttgcattatttttaatttaattaaatttttcatagtgtattatcctaattttttaaaactataggTAGGCAATAGTTTTTactaaaacgttgaaaatacacattattttttttaaaaatgagttgatttttttagaatttttttcaatgctcaaaaacaaatttcaatttaatattcTAGAAAAATATCTTTGAACACttatcacgattttttcaaatgtgactttttcaaatttctattgatctgtgaattaaaaaaaaatcaaaatatcaaaattttagtaGCCTacgtcaaaaatcatttttcggaCTGTACACATAAATCAATCCCGAAGTccaaaagcaatttttgaaccaaCCCCTTCATCTCCAAGAATGTCATTCAACTGGAAACaaatcatcttgaaaatttcaatttcatcccAAATCTCTCTCTCATTATTAACcttaaaattatttgtaatgATTATGTATGTACCACTCATCTTCTTGCACAAcagtcgagtaaaaaaaaaaaaaaagaaaaactaagtACTTTTACTCCATAATGGATCACGTTTTAAGACAttattggtccattttgatgc is from Planococcus citri chromosome 1, ihPlaCitr1.1, whole genome shotgun sequence and encodes:
- the LOC135832585 gene encoding uncharacterized protein LOC135832585 isoform X1, whose protein sequence is MDFVCNVCNTPFSRKHDLLKHTERNKCSTKKRNCGDFVCEHCGSRFVRKSDVTRHIKKNVCFSKKQSIKVRKRKTDINTTILQFESNADFLAWKDCEEQRTLSKYSQSCGTWTTKTGKKCRYRCHRSGFVRTRLKEPFRKRSYKLKGSCKINGSCTAYMLYEESLDGKVVVKYNPVHSNHDLEIKHVPISNIVKENIAEKIKSGATLDEVLADIRDTTEDTGFTRTQLITKHELHNIIREKKIAYRSENPEKSVDAESVESIIEDYHAKFGKESPFKYYKEQGEIKDQLEEDDFLLVIMNAVQIDLMKQFGRDKICVASIQASNDYDFHLNSVLVVNELNVAVPVAHAISNKESFQIMNKFFEIIMQECGVICTNTFISDDFASYINAWMMVMEEPKNILLSHWHVDKTWRKSLNLVNGSKDLKDEVYRVVRSLMDEKNEALFPNIVTSVIDNFFSDPNTIEFGKFFEMEYSNRYEMWSFAFRKDIGMNTMMEIEAMHKELKFIYCRALKNKRLDMLVSKLLRMSRSKATQRVSQLLMESDSRALKKIRDQHQNGQRIIPEDVSITDCGIGHVRSQSNRSSYYVVKRIADECDCRFRCIDCGEICAHMYECTCDDYVRGYFICKHIHAFVLRIPVVEVPLEFIDDGKENDAEAGNLIEVIDMQSLPEIRVPSVRESVKEVLRQILENIERCKHIEEDEDDIKALNTLKQINKMYEMKSKRNRIST
- the LOC135832585 gene encoding uncharacterized protein LOC135832585 isoform X2 produces the protein MDFVCNVCNTPFSRKHDLLKHTERNKCSTKKRNCGDFVCEHCGSRFVRKSDVTRHIKKNVCFSKKQSIKVRKRKTDINTTILQFESNAAWKDCEEQRTLSKYSQSCGTWTTKTGKKCRYRCHRSGFVRTRLKEPFRKRSYKLKGSCKINGSCTAYMLYEESLDGKVVVKYNPVHSNHDLEIKHVPISNIVKENIAEKIKSGATLDEVLADIRDTTEDTGFTRTQLITKHELHNIIREKKIAYRSENPEKSVDAESVESIIEDYHAKFGKESPFKYYKEQGEIKDQLEEDDFLLVIMNAVQIDLMKQFGRDKICVASIQASNDYDFHLNSVLVVNELNVAVPVAHAISNKESFQIMNKFFEIIMQECGVICTNTFISDDFASYINAWMMVMEEPKNILLSHWHVDKTWRKSLNLVNGSKDLKDEVYRVVRSLMDEKNEALFPNIVTSVIDNFFSDPNTIEFGKFFEMEYSNRYEMWSFAFRKDIGMNTMMEIEAMHKELKFIYCRALKNKRLDMLVSKLLRMSRSKATQRVSQLLMESDSRALKKIRDQHQNGQRIIPEDVSITDCGIGHVRSQSNRSSYYVVKRIADECDCRFRCIDCGEICAHMYECTCDDYVRGYFICKHIHAFVLRIPVVEVPLEFIDDGKENDAEAGNLIEVIDMQSLPEIRVPSVRESVKEVLRQILENIERCKHIEEDEDDIKALNTLKQINKMYEMKSKRNRIST